The sequence TCCTTCGAAGGCCTCGGGGGTGGCGGGGGCGCCGAGGAGGGCCAGTTCGGTGTGGCGGGCCCGCCAGGGGCGGTGGGCGAGCCCGCCGAAGGCGACGCCGACCTGGTCGACCACCCCGTCCGCGACCCGCAGCACGACGGCGACGGAGGCGAGGGCGAAGGCGTACGACGCCCGGTCCCGGGCCTTGCGGTAGGCGGACGGCACGCCGGCGGTGGCGGCCGGGAGCAGCACCGCGGTGATCAGTTCGCCGGGACGGATCCAGGTGTCCCGTTCCGGGTGCTCGCCGGGCAGCCGGTGGAAGTCGGCCACCGGCAGGCGCCGGGTGCCCTCGGTGCCGTACAGCTCGACCTGGGCGTCCAGGGCGGCGAGGGCGACGGCCATGTCGGAGGGGTGGGTGGCGATGCAGTGCGCGGAGTGGCCGAGGACGGCGTGGTCGCGGTGGACGCCGTCCCGGGCGCCGCAGCCGCTGCCCGGTTCCCGCTTGTTGCAGGGCTTGTCCAGGTCCTGGAAGTAGGGGCAGCGGGTGCGCTGGAGCAGGTTGCCGCCGGTGGTGGCGGCGTTGCGCAGCTGGGCGGAGGCGCCCGCGAGGAGGGCTTGGGACAGGACGGGCCAGCGGTCGCGCACGCGCGGGTCGGCGGCGAGGTCGCTGTTGCGTACGGTGGCGCCGACGCGCAGCGAGCCGTCGGGC comes from Streptomyces sp. SCL15-4 and encodes:
- a CDS encoding xanthine dehydrogenase family protein subunit M, with translation MNGFGYLRPETLQEAAEAGAAHPGARYLAGGTNLVDLVKLGVEQPAVLIDVGRLPLDTIEELPDGSLRVGATVRNSDLAADPRVRDRWPVLSQALLAGASAQLRNAATTGGNLLQRTRCPYFQDLDKPCNKREPGSGCGARDGVHRDHAVLGHSAHCIATHPSDMAVALAALDAQVELYGTEGTRRLPVADFHRLPGEHPERDTWIRPGELITAVLLPAATAGVPSAYRKARDRASYAFALASVAVVLRVADGVVDQVGVAFGGLAHRPWRARHTELALLGAPATPEAFEGAVALELAHAEPLRDNAYKVPLARNLALDVLNRLAPARATA